A single Nocardioides bizhenqiangii DNA region contains:
- the ileS gene encoding isoleucine--tRNA ligase, which translates to MTYPKVTTDPDATGPGKGVPSSPRFPAIEERVLAYWAEDDTFRASVDQRDAGEEGANEFVFYDGPPFANGLPHYGHLLTGYVKDIVPRYETMRGKRVERRFGWDTHGLPAELEAMRLNGIKTTDEIVEMGIDKFNDACRASVLKYTGEWRDYVTRQARWVDFDNDYRTMNPEFMESVLWAFKSLYDKGLVYEGFRVLPYCWNDETPLSNHELRMDDDVYQDRQDPSVTVGFEVRTDGPFAGAKLLIWTTTPWTLPSNLAVMVGSEIDYVMVESDGSAGVDRLVLAGARLASYTRELGEEPTVVWRGKGSELVGLSYTPPFSYYAGHENAFRVVAADEAVTTTDGTGLVHSAGAFGEVDKEVTDREKIEPVMPVGKDGRFTQPVDDYAGMLVFDANLHIIDDLKARSGSVTPGTVLVRRETYNHSYPHCWRCREPLIYKGVESWFVEVTKFKQRMLELNEQIRWVPEHIKDGQFGKWLENARDWSITRNRFWGSPVPVWKSDDPAYPRIDVYGSFEEIERDFGTLPRNRDGEADLHRPWVDDLTRPNPDDPTGQSTMRRVADVLDVWFDSGSMSFGQVHYPFENKDWFEHHFPADFIVEYIGQTRGWFYTLHILATALFDRPAFSSCISHGIVLGSDGNKMSKSLRNYPDVREVFDRDGADAMRWFLMASPILRGGNLVVTEQGIRDSVRQVMIPLWNTWYFFSLYANAEGYEANVGSPESFRSTDPLDRYLLAKTRQYVEQLTVELDGFAIADACETTRGFLDVLTNWYVRRSRERFWEGRAEAFETLAAVLDTVCRTVAPLLPLTAEEVWRGLTGGRSVHLTDWPDAAALPADDALVAAMDQVREICSATSALRKAGRLRNRLPLGSLTVVVDDPAALEPFRSIVADEVNVKEVRLLATASAEAASYGVSQRLTVNARAAGPRLGKDVQTAIRAAKSGDWEAVASPEGGVSVTAGGLELVEGEYVLETVVGSETGDSATGMLPSTSSGNSRGGFVVLDTVVTPELAEEGLARDLVRAVQQARRDAGLDVTDRIALTIGGSAAVLAAARAHEGLIAKETLATSCSVAGEAAGGLVTVGDGETATVTVTRA; encoded by the coding sequence ATGACCTATCCGAAGGTCACCACCGACCCCGACGCCACCGGTCCCGGCAAGGGCGTGCCGTCCTCGCCACGCTTCCCGGCGATCGAGGAGCGGGTGCTGGCGTACTGGGCCGAGGACGACACCTTCCGGGCCAGCGTCGACCAGCGCGACGCCGGTGAGGAGGGCGCCAACGAGTTCGTGTTCTACGACGGCCCGCCGTTCGCCAACGGCCTGCCGCACTACGGCCACCTCCTGACGGGCTACGTCAAGGACATCGTGCCGCGCTACGAGACGATGCGCGGCAAGCGCGTCGAGCGCCGCTTTGGCTGGGACACCCACGGCCTGCCGGCCGAGCTCGAGGCGATGCGGCTCAACGGGATCAAGACCACCGACGAGATCGTCGAGATGGGCATCGACAAGTTCAACGACGCCTGCCGCGCCTCGGTCCTCAAGTACACGGGGGAGTGGCGCGACTACGTCACCCGTCAGGCCCGCTGGGTCGACTTCGACAACGACTACCGCACCATGAACCCCGAGTTCATGGAGTCGGTGCTCTGGGCGTTCAAGAGCCTCTACGACAAGGGACTGGTCTACGAGGGCTTCCGGGTGCTGCCCTACTGCTGGAACGACGAGACGCCGCTCTCCAACCACGAGCTGCGGATGGACGACGACGTCTACCAGGACCGCCAGGACCCGTCGGTGACCGTCGGCTTCGAGGTGCGCACCGACGGCCCGTTCGCGGGCGCCAAGCTGCTGATCTGGACGACGACCCCGTGGACCCTGCCGAGCAACCTCGCGGTGATGGTCGGCTCGGAGATCGACTACGTGATGGTCGAGTCCGACGGCTCCGCCGGCGTCGACCGGTTGGTCCTGGCCGGGGCGCGGCTGGCGTCGTACACCCGTGAGCTCGGCGAGGAGCCCACCGTCGTCTGGCGGGGCAAGGGCTCCGAGCTGGTAGGGCTCTCGTACACGCCGCCGTTCTCCTACTACGCGGGGCACGAGAACGCGTTCCGCGTCGTCGCCGCCGACGAGGCCGTCACCACCACCGACGGCACCGGCCTGGTCCACAGCGCCGGCGCGTTCGGTGAGGTCGACAAGGAGGTCACCGACCGCGAGAAGATCGAGCCCGTGATGCCGGTCGGCAAGGACGGCCGGTTCACCCAGCCCGTCGACGACTACGCCGGGATGCTCGTCTTCGACGCCAACCTGCACATCATCGACGACCTCAAGGCGCGCAGCGGCTCGGTCACGCCCGGCACCGTGCTGGTGCGTCGCGAGACCTACAACCACTCCTACCCGCACTGCTGGCGCTGCCGTGAGCCCCTGATCTACAAGGGCGTGGAGTCGTGGTTCGTCGAGGTCACCAAGTTCAAGCAGCGGATGCTGGAGCTCAACGAGCAGATCCGCTGGGTGCCCGAGCACATCAAGGACGGCCAGTTCGGCAAGTGGCTGGAGAACGCCCGCGACTGGTCGATCACCCGCAACCGGTTCTGGGGCAGCCCGGTCCCGGTGTGGAAGAGCGACGACCCGGCGTACCCCCGGATCGACGTGTACGGCTCGTTCGAGGAGATCGAGCGCGACTTCGGCACCCTGCCGCGCAACCGCGACGGGGAGGCCGACCTCCACCGGCCGTGGGTCGACGACCTGACCCGGCCCAACCCCGACGACCCGACCGGGCAGTCGACGATGCGCCGGGTCGCCGACGTGCTCGACGTCTGGTTCGACTCCGGCTCCATGAGCTTCGGGCAGGTGCACTACCCGTTCGAGAACAAGGACTGGTTCGAGCACCACTTCCCGGCGGACTTCATCGTCGAGTACATCGGCCAGACCCGCGGCTGGTTCTACACGCTGCACATCCTGGCGACGGCGCTGTTCGACCGGCCGGCGTTCTCGTCCTGCATCAGCCACGGCATCGTGCTCGGCTCCGACGGCAACAAGATGTCGAAGTCGTTGCGCAACTACCCCGACGTACGGGAGGTCTTCGACCGCGACGGCGCCGACGCGATGCGCTGGTTCCTCATGGCCAGCCCGATCCTGCGCGGCGGCAACCTGGTCGTGACCGAGCAGGGCATCCGCGACTCCGTGCGCCAGGTGATGATCCCGCTCTGGAACACCTGGTACTTCTTCTCGCTCTACGCCAACGCGGAGGGCTACGAGGCCAACGTGGGCAGCCCGGAGTCGTTCCGCTCCACGGACCCGCTCGACCGCTACCTGCTCGCCAAGACACGGCAGTACGTCGAGCAGCTCACGGTCGAGCTGGACGGCTTCGCGATCGCCGACGCCTGCGAGACCACGCGCGGGTTCCTCGACGTGCTGACGAACTGGTACGTACGGCGCTCGCGTGAGCGCTTCTGGGAGGGGCGTGCCGAGGCGTTCGAGACGCTGGCCGCGGTGCTCGACACCGTGTGCCGGACCGTCGCGCCACTGCTGCCCCTGACGGCCGAGGAGGTGTGGCGCGGCCTGACCGGTGGGCGGTCCGTGCACCTCACGGACTGGCCGGACGCCGCGGCGCTGCCCGCAGACGACGCGCTCGTGGCCGCGATGGACCAGGTCCGTGAGATCTGCTCGGCGACGTCGGCGCTGCGCAAGGCCGGCCGGCTGCGCAACCGGCTGCCGCTCGGCTCGCTGACGGTGGTCGTCGACGACCCGGCAGCGCTCGAGCCGTTCAGGTCGATCGTGGCCGACGAGGTCAACGTGAAGGAGGTCCGGCTGCTGGCGACGGCCTCGGCCGAGGCGGCGTCGTACGGCGTCTCCCAGCGGCTGACCGTCAACGCCCGGGCGGCCGGTCCGCGCCTCGGCAAGGACGTGCAGACCGCGATCCGGGCCGCGAAGTCCGGCGACTGGGAGGCTGTCGCCAGTCCCGAGGGTGGTGTCAGCGTGACAGCCGGTGGCCTCGAGCTCGTCGAGGGCGAGTACGTCCTGGAGACCGTTGTCGGGTCGGAGACCGGCGATTCGGCGACCGGCATGCTCCCCTCGACAAGCTCGGGGAACAGCCGAGGGGGGTTCGTCGTGCTCGACACGGTGGTCACGCCCGAGCTCGCGGAGGAGGGTCTGGCCCGCGACCTGGTGCGTGCTGTCCAGCAGGCTCGTCGTGACGCCGGGCTCGACGTCACGGACCGCATCGCGCTCACCATCGGCGGCTCGGCCGCGGTGCTCGCCGCCGCGCGGGCGCACGAGGGCCTGATCGCGAAGGAGACCCTCGCGACGTCGTGCTCCGTCGCCGGTGAAGCGGCGGGCGGCCTGGTGACCGTCGGGGACGGCGAGACGGCGACGGTGACGGTCACCCGCGCCTGA
- the dapE gene encoding succinyl-diaminopimelate desuccinylase has translation MTAPPVLDLTADAVTLTRHLVDIESVSRNEQEIADLVEAALRALPHLAVVRRGHTVVARTSLGRPSRVVLAGHLDTVPVNDNLPSRLEDGVLHGLGTCDMKGGDAVILRLAATVTEPVHDITFVLYEAEEIESEFNGLRLLSESDPDLLTADFAVLMEPSNAVVEAGCQGTLRVDVRTRGERAHSARSWRGVNAIHAAADVLNRLRQYDARKPVIDGLEYHEGLSAVGISGGVAGNVIPDECVVTVNYRFAPDRSEAEALAFVTDFFAPYDLTVTDSAPGALPGLDRPAAKAFVDAVGGPDGKVNPKFGWTDVARFTTLGVPAVNFGPGDPMLAHKQEEHVPVAQIESCERELRAWLQGEETQQ, from the coding sequence ATGACCGCACCGCCCGTGCTCGACCTGACTGCCGACGCCGTCACCCTGACGCGCCACCTCGTCGACATCGAGTCGGTGTCGCGCAACGAGCAGGAGATCGCCGACCTGGTCGAGGCCGCGTTGCGCGCGCTGCCGCACCTCGCCGTCGTCCGGCGCGGCCACACCGTCGTGGCGCGTACGTCGCTCGGACGGCCGAGCCGGGTGGTGCTGGCCGGCCACCTCGACACCGTGCCGGTCAACGACAACCTGCCCAGCCGTCTCGAGGACGGGGTCCTGCACGGGCTCGGCACCTGTGACATGAAGGGTGGCGACGCCGTCATCCTGCGGCTCGCGGCCACCGTGACCGAGCCGGTGCACGACATCACCTTCGTCCTCTACGAGGCCGAGGAGATCGAGTCCGAGTTCAACGGGTTGCGGCTGCTCAGCGAGTCCGACCCCGACCTGCTGACGGCCGACTTCGCGGTGCTGATGGAGCCGTCCAACGCGGTGGTCGAGGCCGGGTGCCAGGGCACCCTGCGGGTCGACGTCCGCACCCGCGGCGAGCGGGCGCACTCGGCCCGCAGCTGGCGCGGGGTCAACGCGATCCACGCCGCGGCCGACGTGCTCAACCGGCTGCGGCAGTACGACGCCCGCAAGCCCGTCATCGACGGCCTGGAGTACCACGAGGGGCTCAGCGCCGTCGGGATCAGCGGTGGCGTCGCCGGCAACGTGATCCCGGACGAGTGCGTGGTGACCGTCAACTACCGGTTCGCACCGGACCGCTCGGAGGCCGAGGCGCTCGCCTTCGTCACCGACTTCTTCGCGCCGTACGACCTCACCGTGACCGACTCGGCGCCCGGTGCGCTGCCGGGTCTCGACCGGCCGGCGGCGAAAGCGTTCGTCGATGCCGTCGGCGGCCCCGATGGCAAGGTCAACCCCAAGTTCGGGTGGACCGACGTCGCCCGGTTCACGACGCTCGGCGTGCCTGCCGTCAACTTCGGTCCCGGTGACCCGATGCTGGCGCACAAGCAGGAGGAGCACGTGCCGGTGGCGCAGATCGAGAGCTGCGAGCGCGAGCTGCGGGCGTGGCTCCAGGGTGAGGAGACCCAGCAATGA
- a CDS encoding LOG family protein — MTRRSGPGPRPSKGRPEGSTTDQRLLDSRGDSDWVHTDPWRVLKIQAEFVEGFNDLAELGPAIAVFGSARIPPENPSYQLGVKIGGALADAGFTVITGGGPGAMEAANKGATEAGGESVGLGIELPWEARLNDYVTFGLNFRYFFVRKMMFVKYSQGYVVLPGGIGTLDEMFEAMTLSQTLKITTFPIVLMGVEHWSGLIDWMKGSMLSDARIRQSDLDMLTLTDDVDEAVALMVAARDRHA; from the coding sequence ATGACGAGACGGAGCGGCCCCGGCCCGCGTCCCAGCAAGGGACGCCCGGAGGGCTCGACCACCGACCAGCGGCTGCTCGACAGCCGCGGCGACAGCGACTGGGTCCACACCGACCCGTGGCGCGTGCTCAAGATCCAGGCCGAGTTCGTCGAGGGATTCAACGACCTCGCCGAGCTCGGGCCGGCGATCGCGGTGTTCGGCTCCGCGCGGATCCCGCCCGAGAATCCCTCCTACCAGCTCGGGGTGAAGATCGGTGGCGCGCTGGCCGACGCCGGCTTCACGGTGATCACCGGCGGTGGCCCGGGCGCCATGGAGGCGGCGAACAAGGGTGCGACCGAAGCGGGCGGAGAGAGCGTCGGCCTCGGCATCGAGCTGCCCTGGGAGGCCCGGCTCAACGACTACGTCACGTTCGGTCTCAACTTCCGCTACTTCTTCGTCCGCAAGATGATGTTCGTGAAGTACTCCCAGGGTTACGTCGTGCTGCCCGGTGGGATCGGCACCCTGGACGAGATGTTCGAGGCGATGACGCTGTCGCAAACGCTCAAGATCACGACCTTCCCGATCGTGCTGATGGGAGTGGAGCACTGGTCCGGCCTGATCGACTGGATGAAGGGCTCGATGCTCTCCGACGCCCGGATCCGACAGTCCGACCTCGACATGCTGACCCTGACCGACGACGTCGACGAGGCGGTGGCGCTGATGGTGGCCGCTCGCGATCGTCACGCCTGA
- a CDS encoding DivIVA domain-containing protein yields MPQTMMWVFAVLIVLAMGGIALLAAGRGEPMKPAYDDRPDARVPLDRTITPDDLRRVRFSLAFRGYRMSEVDALLARVALEQELRDPPRPEPRRHPGPEPAGDSDDAPSFPVMPPPPPPE; encoded by the coding sequence GTGCCGCAGACGATGATGTGGGTCTTCGCCGTACTCATCGTGCTCGCGATGGGCGGCATCGCCCTGCTCGCCGCCGGCCGCGGCGAGCCGATGAAGCCGGCGTACGACGACCGGCCGGACGCCCGGGTGCCGCTCGACCGGACGATCACACCGGACGACCTGCGCCGGGTGCGCTTCTCGCTCGCCTTCCGCGGCTACCGCATGTCGGAGGTCGACGCACTGCTCGCGCGAGTGGCGCTCGAGCAGGAGCTTCGCGACCCGCCCCGCCCCGAACCCAGGCGACACCCGGGCCCCGAACCTGCTGGTGATTCGGACGATGCGCCGTCGTTTCCCGTGATGCCGCCACCACCTCCGCCGGAGTGA
- a CDS encoding DUF3117 domain-containing protein: MAAMKPRTGDGPLEVTKEGRGIVMRVPLEGGGRLVVELNAEEAGALGDALKSVVG, from the coding sequence ATGGCGGCGATGAAGCCTCGGACCGGTGACGGTCCGCTGGAGGTCACCAAGGAGGGTCGGGGCATCGTCATGCGTGTCCCACTCGAAGGCGGTGGCCGCCTGGTCGTCGAGCTGAACGCCGAGGAGGCAGGTGCCCTCGGTGACGCTCTCAAGAGCGTTGTCGGGTGA
- a CDS encoding leucyl aminopeptidase family protein, translating into MPVVPGGSGDEPGILLGPGAADLIESIGVDLLDVAELRGMTGAVGEIVEVPVPLGTDVNPSLRLVLLVGVGEARPVDVRRAGAAFARAVRDRVAVATSIPAVAPDGEPVADGAALDAFVAGTMLGAFEFHWRSTGPERHPARRIVIATPPGSLVGADHAALERAVAIGGAGWRSRMLATVPSNLKNPAWLATQAEQVAAEAGLDVRIWDETDLEREGFGGILGVGRASATPPRLIRLDYTPPGVGARAAKKLPHVVLVGKGITFDTGGLSIKPGPSMVSMKRDMTGGAAVLATMGALADVGCQVRVTGLVPAAENAISGSAIRPGDVVRHWGGRTSEVNNTDAEGRLVLADALAYAAAELDPTVLVDIATLTGGMKIALGQQMGGYFATDDALAAAIRDAGERSGEPVWRFPLYAGYEDRLASKVADADNSPGTPQAITAALFLQHFTGGLPWVHLDIASVGDVEKELHEWTVGPSGFGARLLLTWLGQPDPLAGITTEEKR; encoded by the coding sequence GTGCCTGTCGTGCCAGGCGGTTCCGGTGACGAGCCCGGCATCCTGCTCGGGCCCGGCGCCGCCGACCTGATCGAGTCGATCGGGGTCGACCTGCTCGACGTCGCCGAGCTGCGCGGGATGACCGGTGCGGTCGGCGAGATCGTCGAGGTGCCGGTCCCGCTCGGCACCGACGTCAATCCGTCCTTGCGTCTGGTGCTGCTGGTGGGCGTCGGCGAGGCCCGGCCGGTCGACGTCCGCCGCGCCGGCGCGGCGTTCGCGCGAGCAGTGCGCGATCGCGTCGCCGTGGCCACCTCGATCCCTGCGGTCGCGCCGGACGGCGAGCCGGTCGCCGACGGCGCGGCGCTCGATGCCTTCGTCGCCGGCACCATGCTCGGCGCCTTCGAGTTCCATTGGCGCTCCACCGGACCCGAGCGGCATCCCGCACGCCGGATCGTGATCGCGACCCCACCCGGGTCCCTGGTCGGCGCTGACCACGCCGCGCTGGAGCGAGCCGTCGCGATCGGCGGAGCGGGCTGGCGCTCCCGGATGCTCGCGACAGTGCCGAGCAACCTCAAGAACCCTGCGTGGTTGGCGACCCAGGCCGAGCAGGTCGCAGCCGAGGCCGGCCTCGACGTCCGGATCTGGGACGAGACCGATCTCGAGCGCGAGGGCTTCGGCGGCATCCTCGGTGTCGGCCGCGCGTCGGCGACCCCGCCGCGCCTGATCAGGCTCGACTACACGCCACCAGGCGTGGGCGCTCGCGCAGCGAAGAAGCTGCCGCACGTCGTGCTGGTCGGCAAGGGGATCACGTTCGACACCGGCGGCCTCTCGATCAAGCCCGGACCGAGCATGGTCTCGATGAAGCGCGACATGACCGGCGGCGCGGCGGTGCTCGCGACGATGGGTGCGCTCGCCGACGTCGGCTGCCAGGTCCGGGTGACCGGCCTCGTGCCCGCCGCTGAGAACGCCATCTCCGGATCCGCGATCCGGCCGGGCGACGTCGTCCGGCACTGGGGTGGCCGCACCTCCGAGGTCAACAACACCGACGCCGAGGGCCGGCTGGTCCTGGCCGACGCCCTGGCCTACGCCGCGGCGGAGCTCGACCCCACCGTGCTCGTGGACATCGCCACCCTCACCGGCGGGATGAAGATCGCTCTCGGCCAGCAGATGGGCGGCTACTTCGCCACCGACGACGCGCTCGCCGCTGCGATCCGCGACGCGGGCGAGCGCTCGGGCGAGCCGGTGTGGCGCTTCCCGCTCTACGCGGGCTACGAGGACCGGCTCGCGTCCAAGGTCGCCGACGCCGACAACAGCCCCGGCACACCGCAGGCGATCACGGCCGCCCTGTTCCTCCAGCACTTCACCGGCGGGCTGCCCTGGGTGCACCTCGACATCGCCTCGGTCGGCGACGTCGAGAAGGAGCTGCACGAGTGGACGGTCGGGCCGTCGGGCTTCGGCGCCCGCCTGCTGCTTACCTGGCTCGGGCAGCCCGATCCGCTGGCCGGGATCACCACCGAGGAGAAGAGATGA
- a CDS encoding MerR family transcriptional regulator, translating to MSYSIAEAAERSGLTAHTLRYYERDGLMLAGVDRSASGHRRYTDRDLTWIELITRLRATGMPIREVRKYADLVRSGDGNEAERLALLLAHRERVEAQLAEVTAHLRAIDHKIGIYEGKVEQASLDLERARSR from the coding sequence ATGAGCTACTCGATCGCCGAGGCCGCCGAGCGTTCGGGACTGACGGCGCACACCCTGCGCTACTACGAGCGCGACGGCCTGATGCTGGCCGGCGTCGACCGGTCCGCCTCGGGCCACCGCCGATACACCGACCGAGACCTGACGTGGATCGAGCTGATCACGCGGCTGCGGGCCACCGGGATGCCTATCCGCGAGGTGAGGAAGTACGCCGACCTGGTGCGGTCCGGCGACGGCAACGAGGCCGAGCGCCTGGCCCTGCTGCTGGCCCACCGCGAGCGCGTCGAGGCACAGCTCGCCGAGGTGACCGCCCACCTTCGCGCGATCGACCACAAGATTGGCATCTACGAAGGAAAAGTCGAGCAGGCATCCCTTGACTTGGAGCGCGCTCGAAGCCGTTGA
- a CDS encoding aldo/keto reductase, which produces MTLDSRTLGTDSPLAVSALGLGCMGMSEFYGTADEGEAVATIHRALDLGVTLLDTADMYGPFTNEQLVGRGIATSRHSRDGVQIATKFGNERLPDGSRVGINGRPEYVRAACDASLARLGVDTIDLYYQHRVDKAVPIEETVGAMAELVAAGKVRHLGLSEASAATIRRAHATHPITALQTEYSLFTREIEDEILPTIRELGIGLVPYSPLGRGMLTGTITESGGAAGDGDLRRSAYFPRFQGEALRANLALVDNVRSVADEKGVSPGQVALAWVLAQGPDVVPIPGTKRTRYLEENVGAAAVELTAEDLAALEKAVPRDAVVGDRYGDMSSVNV; this is translated from the coding sequence ATGACACTCGACTCCCGCACTCTCGGAACTGATTCACCACTCGCCGTCTCCGCCCTCGGACTGGGCTGCATGGGCATGTCGGAGTTCTACGGGACCGCCGACGAGGGCGAGGCGGTCGCGACCATCCATCGCGCGCTCGACCTCGGCGTCACCCTGCTCGACACCGCGGACATGTACGGCCCCTTCACCAACGAGCAGCTGGTCGGCCGCGGGATCGCCACCAGCCGGCACAGCCGCGATGGGGTGCAGATCGCCACGAAGTTCGGCAACGAGCGCCTTCCCGACGGGAGCCGGGTCGGCATCAACGGCAGGCCCGAGTACGTCCGCGCTGCCTGCGACGCGTCGCTGGCGCGGCTCGGTGTCGACACGATCGACCTGTACTACCAGCACCGGGTCGACAAGGCGGTGCCGATCGAGGAGACGGTGGGTGCGATGGCGGAGCTGGTCGCCGCGGGCAAGGTCCGCCACCTCGGGCTGTCGGAGGCCTCCGCGGCCACCATCCGGCGAGCCCACGCCACCCATCCGATCACCGCACTGCAGACCGAGTACTCCCTCTTCACCCGCGAGATCGAGGACGAGATCCTGCCGACGATCCGCGAGCTCGGGATCGGCCTCGTGCCGTACTCGCCGCTGGGCCGGGGCATGCTGACCGGCACGATCACCGAGTCCGGCGGCGCGGCCGGTGACGGCGACCTCCGGCGGTCGGCATACTTCCCGCGGTTCCAGGGCGAAGCGCTGCGCGCGAACCTCGCTCTCGTTGACAACGTGCGCTCCGTCGCGGACGAGAAGGGCGTGTCGCCCGGTCAGGTCGCGCTGGCCTGGGTGCTCGCCCAGGGACCCGACGTCGTGCCGATCCCGGGCACGAAGCGGACGCGCTACCTCGAGGAGAACGTCGGGGCCGCCGCGGTCGAGCTGACGGCCGAGGACCTGGCCGCGCTCGAGAAGGCGGTGCCGCGCGACGCGGTCGTCGGGGATAGGTACGGCGACATGTCGTCCGTCAACGTCTGA
- a CDS encoding O-methyltransferase codes for MAASPLDPISPTSWTFAETYVVEDDVLLAARARAEEVGAVAVGSGAGATLRFLAAVLEARAVVEIGTGAGVSGLWLLRGMRPDGVLTTVDVEAEHQRLARESFRDEGIAPQRVRTIAGRALDVLPRLTDGHYDIVFADGDKREYGAYLAEALRLLRPGGVVAFDNALWHDRVADPAQRDDETVAIRALTQEVTATDGLVPLLLPVGDGLLLAKKEWVPEGDD; via the coding sequence GTGGCTGCCTCTCCGCTCGATCCGATCAGTCCGACCAGCTGGACCTTCGCCGAGACCTACGTCGTCGAGGACGACGTGCTCCTGGCGGCGCGGGCGCGCGCGGAGGAGGTCGGCGCCGTCGCGGTGGGCTCCGGGGCCGGCGCCACCCTGCGCTTCCTGGCCGCCGTGCTCGAGGCGCGCGCCGTCGTCGAGATCGGCACCGGAGCGGGTGTCTCGGGGCTGTGGCTGCTGCGCGGCATGCGTCCCGACGGCGTGCTCACCACGGTCGATGTCGAGGCCGAGCACCAGCGGCTCGCGCGCGAGTCGTTCAGGGACGAGGGGATCGCGCCGCAGCGGGTGCGAACCATCGCGGGCCGCGCCCTCGACGTGCTCCCCCGGCTGACCGACGGCCACTACGACATCGTGTTCGCCGACGGCGACAAGCGGGAGTACGGCGCCTACCTCGCCGAGGCGCTGCGCCTGCTGCGCCCCGGCGGCGTGGTGGCGTTCGACAACGCGCTGTGGCACGACCGGGTCGCCGACCCGGCTCAGCGTGACGACGAGACGGTCGCGATCCGGGCACTCACGCAGGAGGTCACCGCGACCGACGGCCTGGTGCCGCTGCTGCTGCCCGTCGGCGACGGACTGCTGCTCGCGAAGAAGGAATGGGTCCCCGAAGGGGACGACTGA
- the sigE gene encoding RNA polymerase sigma factor SigE: MRVEPPAGEQSMDWESIVDQHSDRVFRLAFRLTGNRHDAEDLTQEVFVRVFRSLHTYQPGTFEGWLHRITTNLFLDQARRRQRIRFDALSDERAARIASAVAGPDTAYDDRTFDDDVEAALAALPPDFRAAVVLCDIEGLTYEEIAEILGAKLGTVRSRIHRGRAMLRAALAHRAPQGARTRYAGPAPVATGLGQS, from the coding sequence ATGAGGGTCGAGCCGCCGGCTGGTGAGCAGTCGATGGACTGGGAGTCCATCGTCGACCAGCACTCCGACCGCGTCTTCCGCCTCGCGTTCCGGCTGACCGGCAACCGCCACGACGCCGAGGACCTCACCCAGGAGGTCTTCGTGCGGGTGTTCCGCTCGCTGCACACCTACCAGCCCGGCACGTTCGAGGGCTGGCTGCACCGGATCACGACCAACCTCTTCCTCGACCAGGCCCGCCGCCGCCAGCGGATCCGGTTCGACGCACTCTCCGACGAGCGTGCGGCGCGGATCGCGAGCGCCGTCGCCGGCCCCGACACCGCGTACGACGACCGCACCTTCGACGACGACGTCGAAGCCGCGCTCGCGGCGCTGCCGCCCGACTTCCGTGCTGCCGTCGTGCTCTGTGACATCGAGGGCCTGACCTACGAGGAGATCGCCGAGATCCTCGGCGCCAAGCTCGGCACCGTCCGCTCGCGCATCCACCGAGGCCGGGCGATGCTGCGCGCCGCGCTGGCCCACCGTGCACCGCAGGGTGCCCGCACCCGCTACGCCGGCCCTGCACCTGTCGCGACCGGGCTGGGGCAGTCATGA
- a CDS encoding anti-sigma factor family protein yields the protein MSALLDGQLSQAEAEEAWAHVYACHACRDLVEREGWVKTRLAGLCGDPGAASPDLKGSLLTLTPGERFLIDARRSGGVRRGVGMAVLGGGALGAAMVGVLVLGFSPGSGPTNDRRPPASRVETPAVSDGRASQAPGELAPARAIPPARTTGPSGSAAQPRTAVPDWVEQLLP from the coding sequence GTGAGTGCGCTCCTCGACGGCCAGCTGTCGCAGGCGGAGGCTGAAGAGGCCTGGGCCCACGTCTACGCCTGCCACGCGTGCCGTGACCTCGTCGAGCGCGAAGGCTGGGTCAAGACCCGGCTGGCCGGACTGTGCGGCGATCCGGGCGCTGCGTCCCCTGACCTCAAGGGCTCGCTGCTCACCCTCACCCCCGGTGAGCGGTTCCTCATCGACGCGCGGCGCAGCGGCGGGGTGCGCCGTGGTGTCGGGATGGCAGTCCTCGGTGGCGGTGCGCTCGGTGCAGCGATGGTCGGCGTGCTCGTGCTCGGATTCTCGCCCGGCTCCGGGCCCACCAACGACCGTCGCCCCCCTGCCTCTCGGGTCGAGACGCCGGCCGTGAGTGACGGCCGCGCCAGCCAGGCGCCCGGCGAGCTCGCTCCGGCACGCGCGATCCCCCCGGCCCGCACGACCGGACCGTCGGGCAGCGCTGCGCAGCCGCGCACGGCGGTGCCGGACTGGGTCGAACAGCTCCTCCCGTAG